A stretch of Thermococcus bergensis DNA encodes these proteins:
- a CDS encoding S8 family peptidase: protein MEFNKVFSLLLVFVVLGATAGIVGAVAAEKVRVIITIDKDFNENSVFALGGNVVARGKVFPIVIAELPPRAVERLKNAKGVVRVEYDAEAHILKGKPPGAGKPKPSQPAQTIPWGIERIKAPDVWSITDGSSGVIEVAILDTGIDYDHPDLAANLAWGVSVLRGKVSTKPKDYKDQNGHGTHVAGTVAALNNDIGVVGVAPAVEIYAIRVLDASGRGSYSDIILGIEQALLGPDGVLDSDGDGIIVGDPDDDAAEVISMSLGGSSDVQAFHDAITEAYNYGVVIVAASGNDGASSPSYPAAYPEVIAVGATDINDQVPWWSNRGVEVSAPGVDILSTYPDDTYETLSGTSMATPHVSGVVALIQAAHYNKYGYVLPVGTFGDLTTSTVRGILHITADDLGSSGWDADYGYGIVRADLAVQAAIS from the coding sequence ATGGAATTTAACAAAGTTTTTTCTCTGCTGTTGGTCTTTGTTGTACTTGGAGCTACAGCAGGGATAGTAGGGGCAGTGGCTGCTGAGAAAGTTCGAGTGATAATAACAATAGACAAGGACTTTAACGAAAACTCCGTCTTTGCACTTGGGGGCAACGTTGTTGCAAGAGGAAAGGTATTTCCAATTGTTATAGCAGAGCTTCCTCCACGAGCAGTTGAGAGATTAAAGAATGCTAAGGGTGTCGTGAGAGTAGAGTACGATGCGGAGGCCCATATATTAAAAGGCAAACCACCGGGAGCAGGTAAGCCAAAGCCTTCACAACCAGCTCAAACGATTCCATGGGGAATTGAAAGGATTAAAGCCCCGGATGTATGGAGCATAACTGATGGTTCAAGTGGTGTCATCGAGGTTGCAATCCTCGATACTGGAATTGATTATGACCATCCAGATTTAGCGGCAAATCTTGCGTGGGGTGTAAGCGTACTTAGGGGCAAAGTGTCCACAAAGCCCAAAGATTACAAAGACCAGAATGGCCATGGGACTCATGTTGCGGGAACTGTAGCGGCACTCAATAATGACATTGGAGTGGTAGGAGTCGCTCCAGCTGTGGAGATTTATGCTATTAGGGTTCTTGATGCAAGTGGTAGAGGATCTTATAGCGACATAATCCTTGGAATAGAGCAGGCATTGCTTGGCCCCGATGGAGTTCTCGACAGTGATGGAGATGGAATAATAGTGGGTGATCCAGATGATGATGCGGCTGAAGTCATAAGCATGAGCCTTGGAGGTTCAAGCGATGTTCAAGCCTTCCATGATGCGATAACAGAGGCGTACAATTACGGAGTTGTCATCGTAGCGGCAAGTGGTAATGATGGAGCATCAAGTCCAAGTTACCCTGCAGCTTATCCAGAGGTTATAGCCGTTGGTGCAACTGACATTAATGACCAAGTACCTTGGTGGAGCAACAGGGGAGTGGAAGTAAGTGCTCCTGGCGTTGATATACTAAGCACGTATCCGGACGATACCTATGAAACACTTAGCGGCACTTCAATGGCAACACCTCACGTTAGTGGAGTAGTGGCATTAATTCAGGCAGCACACTACAACAAATATGGGTATGTCCTTCCAGTTGGAACGTTTGGCGATCTTACCACGAGTACTGTTAGGGGAATTCTACACATCACGGCTGATGACCTTGGAAGCTCGGGTTGGGATGCAGACTATGGCTATGGAATAGTTAGGGCAGATTTGGCTGTTCAAGCCGCTATCAGTTGA
- a CDS encoding energy-coupling factor ABC transporter permease, producing the protein MHIPDGLLSLPVIVVTYAVTIGILAYSLRKLKDFPEEKIPLLGLFAAGIFAAQMVNFPIIGGVSGHLLGAVLVAVLLGPYAAVLVMTAVLLIQTLLFGDGGITAIGANILNMGIVGAFVGYWIYSKLKNFNEAFGIAFASWSAVVLGAFLASVEIGISHSLPFEKVLGLMVGYHAVIGIGEALITLFVVNALKSKLPEIGGVPA; encoded by the coding sequence GTGCACATCCCCGATGGGCTGTTGAGTCTTCCCGTGATAGTGGTAACATATGCAGTGACGATTGGGATACTTGCGTATTCATTAAGGAAGTTAAAGGACTTCCCAGAAGAGAAAATCCCTCTTTTGGGGCTGTTTGCGGCTGGCATCTTTGCTGCTCAGATGGTAAACTTCCCAATTATAGGGGGAGTAAGTGGACATTTACTTGGAGCTGTGCTTGTAGCGGTGCTCTTGGGCCCATATGCAGCAGTGCTTGTAATGACCGCAGTACTATTGATCCAAACCCTTCTCTTCGGAGACGGTGGAATAACTGCCATAGGGGCAAACATACTAAACATGGGAATAGTTGGGGCTTTTGTTGGATACTGGATATACTCCAAGCTCAAGAACTTTAATGAAGCATTTGGAATAGCCTTTGCCTCTTGGTCAGCGGTGGTTTTAGGAGCCTTCTTAGCTTCGGTGGAGATAGGCATAAGTCACAGCTTGCCTTTTGAAAAAGTATTGGGCCTGATGGTCGGTTACCATGCAGTGATAGGGATTGGAGAAGCGTTAATAACTCTCTTTGTGGTGAACGCTCTCAAGTCTAAACTCCCCGAGATAGGGGGTGTTCCAGCATGA
- a CDS encoding CBS domain-containing protein gives MVGISVQEVMTEKFAKIDINAPLSEAIGIFEKEDPDLIVVFDGKLYKGVLTQDLIIRSHLKWDPTKAKVRDVYKPAPVVKPDEDLSLAAKLMIETDLRSLPVGEDKSNVIGVISDIALLERVAKEEFGKRPVKEFMSSDVITLKPYDTVAKALATMRDHAISRIPVVNEEGKLEGLVTLHDLIIRFIKPRFRAQFGEVAGEKIPPFSTQLREVMFRGVITIKPEASVREAVGLMKEHNIDGLVVVDNENVVRGVLTVKDLLLPISRMVEQKARFYLQLGGDAHYLSDFTRERIISDIRRFVEGYEDLLGNEGIIYLRIRRFPEKLRGVHLYQARMRIVTDKGQFIATGETWGAIQAVHDALRAIERQILQKVELQRETKHTRRFIEYLGF, from the coding sequence ATGGTCGGGATTTCTGTCCAGGAAGTTATGACAGAAAAATTTGCAAAAATCGACATAAACGCCCCCCTTTCTGAGGCGATTGGAATTTTTGAAAAAGAAGATCCGGATTTAATTGTTGTTTTTGATGGAAAGCTGTATAAGGGTGTATTGACCCAAGACTTGATAATCCGCTCCCACTTAAAGTGGGATCCGACAAAGGCTAAGGTTAGGGATGTATACAAGCCCGCACCCGTTGTAAAGCCTGATGAAGATTTAAGTTTAGCGGCTAAACTTATGATAGAGACTGACTTACGTTCACTCCCTGTTGGGGAGGATAAGAGTAATGTTATTGGTGTAATAAGCGATATTGCCCTACTTGAAAGGGTTGCCAAGGAAGAATTTGGAAAAAGACCCGTAAAAGAGTTTATGAGCAGCGATGTAATCACTCTCAAACCGTACGATACCGTGGCTAAAGCACTTGCAACAATGAGGGATCATGCTATCTCAAGAATTCCAGTTGTAAATGAAGAAGGAAAGCTCGAAGGCTTGGTAACACTGCATGACCTGATTATCAGGTTTATAAAACCCAGATTCAGAGCACAGTTTGGAGAAGTGGCTGGAGAAAAAATCCCACCGTTCTCAACTCAGCTTAGAGAAGTCATGTTTAGAGGAGTGATAACAATAAAGCCTGAAGCAAGCGTTAGAGAAGCTGTGGGATTAATGAAGGAGCACAACATCGATGGACTTGTTGTAGTTGATAATGAAAACGTAGTTAGAGGAGTTCTTACGGTTAAGGATCTCCTGCTCCCAATATCAAGAATGGTCGAGCAGAAGGCCAGGTTCTACTTACAGCTTGGTGGAGATGCCCACTATTTAAGTGACTTTACAAGAGAGAGAATAATCTCCGACATAAGGAGATTTGTTGAGGGGTATGAAGACCTTCTCGGAAATGAAGGAATAATCTACCTTAGGATCAGGAGATTCCCGGAGAAACTCCGCGGGGTTCACCTCTACCAAGCAAGGATGAGAATCGTGACTGACAAAGGGCAGTTTATAGCCACGGGTGAAACATGGGGAGCAATACAGGCAGTTCATGATGCCTTAAGAGCTATAGAAAGGCAGATACTTCAAAAAGTGGAGCTTCAAAGAGAGACAAAGCACACCAGGAGGTTTATAGAGTATCTTGGCTTCTGA
- a CDS encoding energy-coupling factor transporter transmembrane component T family protein yields the protein MYLIFIFIYALLIVTRTSLVELFYFLPVLMALILLLKPKRALFKHLGFLLGFEGLLFILALFTPGKPVVATPFGIITYEGLQRFSILLGKAFLSSSAVVVVSNSLGFPYILAEMETLRFPRILVLTLAFTYRYLELFEEEALRMKRALDSRAFNIGKIEYYKKLGMLIGEIFARAYMRSVRIHWAMLSRGFGEFPKLAEERRVEPIVLTLIALGVALL from the coding sequence TTGTACCTCATTTTTATTTTTATTTACGCACTGCTGATCGTTACAAGAACAAGCTTAGTTGAGCTGTTTTATTTTCTCCCAGTGCTGATGGCTTTGATATTATTACTCAAACCAAAAAGAGCGCTTTTTAAACATTTGGGATTTCTTTTGGGCTTTGAGGGGCTACTCTTTATTCTGGCATTGTTTACACCAGGAAAGCCCGTAGTAGCGACCCCCTTTGGAATAATAACCTACGAGGGCCTTCAAAGATTCTCCATCCTACTTGGAAAGGCCTTTCTCTCATCTTCCGCTGTTGTTGTAGTCTCAAATTCTTTGGGATTCCCTTACATATTAGCCGAGATGGAAACCCTTCGCTTTCCGCGGATACTGGTGCTAACTCTTGCATTCACCTATCGATATCTTGAACTTTTTGAAGAAGAGGCCCTTAGGATGAAAAGGGCACTTGATTCTAGAGCATTTAACATTGGGAAAATAGAGTACTATAAAAAGCTAGGAATGCTTATAGGCGAGATATTTGCCAGAGCATACATGAGAAGTGTGAGGATACACTGGGCAATGCTTTCGAGGGGCTTTGGAGAATTTCCCAAACTGGCGGAAGAAAGAAGAGTTGAACCCATAGTTCTAACTCTAATCGCATTGGGGGTGGCGTTGCTTTGA
- a CDS encoding PDGLE domain-containing protein: MRNIVKGLLIILILLAIALPFASENPDGLEATMEKVHLEESPVYSAPLDYGETWGQSLIMGAIGITLVFGIAYGLGKLIKGV, translated from the coding sequence ATGAGAAACATCGTAAAAGGATTGCTCATAATCCTTATCCTGCTCGCAATTGCCTTGCCATTTGCATCTGAAAACCCAGATGGGCTTGAAGCAACAATGGAAAAAGTACATCTGGAGGAATCTCCAGTTTACAGCGCTCCTCTCGACTACGGCGAAACGTGGGGACAAAGTCTTATAATGGGAGCAATTGGGATAACACTTGTCTTTGGAATAGCTTACGGACTTGGAAAACTGATAAAAGGTGTCTGA
- a CDS encoding energy-coupling factor ABC transporter ATP-binding protein, with the protein MIELVNVHFSYNNREVLRGISLKINDGEVFGILGPNGAGKSTLIMHLNGILKPKMGKVIVNGVEVNKNPKEVRKIVGIVFQDPNDQLFSPKVFDDVAFGPYNLGLRGRELEERVEKALRLVGMEGYKNRETKELSFGEKKRIAIATVLAMEPEILVFDEPFANLDFRGKKMLRELIEKFRGGKTIILSSHEAEYLTLCDRIALLDGGKVIKVGSPEEILGNADLLREHNLDVPPLVDLFSSLGLEIPKSIEEAKRKLKKVLI; encoded by the coding sequence TTGATAGAACTCGTGAACGTCCATTTCTCGTATAACAACCGAGAAGTGCTGAGGGGTATTTCACTTAAAATAAACGACGGGGAGGTATTTGGAATTCTGGGCCCAAATGGAGCAGGGAAATCAACCCTTATAATGCATTTAAACGGCATATTGAAACCCAAAATGGGCAAAGTTATTGTAAACGGGGTAGAAGTCAATAAAAATCCAAAAGAAGTTAGAAAAATAGTTGGGATAGTGTTTCAAGACCCAAACGACCAGCTATTTTCTCCCAAGGTATTTGACGATGTTGCTTTCGGCCCCTACAATCTTGGTTTGCGGGGAAGAGAATTAGAAGAAAGGGTTGAAAAAGCCCTAAGGCTTGTTGGTATGGAAGGATATAAAAACAGAGAAACAAAAGAACTTAGCTTTGGAGAAAAAAAGAGGATAGCGATAGCGACAGTACTTGCAATGGAACCAGAGATTTTAGTATTTGATGAACCCTTCGCTAACCTTGATTTCCGGGGAAAGAAAATGTTGAGGGAGTTAATTGAGAAATTCAGAGGGGGAAAGACTATAATCTTATCCTCTCACGAAGCTGAGTATCTTACACTCTGTGACAGGATAGCCCTTTTAGATGGAGGCAAAGTTATAAAAGTTGGAAGTCCAGAGGAGATTTTAGGAAACGCAGACCTTCTCAGAGAGCATAATTTAGATGTTCCTCCCCTGGTAGATTTATTCTCAAGTCTCGGACTGGAAATACCTAAGAGCATAGAAGAAGCAAAAAGGAAGCTCAAAAAGGTTTTAATATGA